A genome region from Streptomyces sp. NBC_00239 includes the following:
- a CDS encoding FAD-dependent oxidoreductase — protein MAGQIGERAIVLGGSMAGLIAARVLSDSYGEVLIVDRDALTGSDARRGVPQGNHVHGLLAAGQQILEELFPGFTQGAVDSGIPTGDLGELRWYFSGKRLSPSTTGCLCVSAARPVLEDRVREHVLATPGIKVLDRHSIDALVTDEDGTHVTGVTVTPQGDGTAASYSLTADLVIDATGRASRTPVWLEELGYERPDEDRVKIDLSYTTRKFRLPDESILNGDLSINPVSGPATRRGAFFSRIQDGLCAVSLTGVLGDSAPADLEGFLAWTQTLPVTDVYDVLKDAEPVDDGATFKYPASVRRHYERLDRFPGGYLVLGDAACSFNPVYGQGMTVAAQEAIVLREHLGRGPVDALAFFGDINNVIEVPWTFSAGGDLGFPEVEGERTPEVVMGGMYMAKLQAAATVDPYVTGTFMRVAGLVDPPQNLFSPKMLYRVLRGAKQAALQSAQEAPQQTAAA, from the coding sequence ATGGCCGGCCAGATAGGCGAGCGCGCGATCGTGCTCGGCGGCAGCATGGCGGGACTCATCGCGGCGCGGGTCCTGTCGGACTCGTACGGCGAGGTCCTCATCGTCGATCGCGACGCGCTGACCGGGAGCGATGCCCGGCGCGGCGTCCCGCAGGGAAACCACGTCCACGGGCTGCTCGCCGCCGGCCAGCAGATCCTGGAGGAGCTGTTCCCCGGTTTCACCCAGGGTGCCGTCGACTCCGGCATCCCCACGGGTGACCTGGGCGAGCTGCGCTGGTACTTCAGCGGGAAGCGGCTGAGCCCGTCCACCACCGGATGCCTGTGCGTCTCGGCGGCCCGGCCGGTGCTGGAGGACCGGGTCCGCGAGCACGTGCTGGCGACGCCGGGCATCAAGGTGCTCGACCGGCACTCCATCGACGCCCTCGTGACCGACGAGGACGGCACCCACGTCACCGGGGTCACCGTCACCCCGCAGGGCGACGGCACGGCGGCGTCGTACTCGCTGACCGCCGACCTCGTCATCGACGCCACGGGCCGCGCCTCGCGGACCCCGGTGTGGCTGGAGGAGCTGGGGTACGAGCGGCCCGACGAGGACCGCGTCAAGATCGACCTCAGCTACACGACCCGGAAGTTCCGGCTGCCCGACGAGTCGATCCTGAACGGCGACCTGTCGATCAACCCGGTCTCCGGTCCGGCCACCCGCCGCGGCGCGTTCTTCTCGCGGATCCAGGACGGTCTGTGCGCGGTCTCCCTCACCGGCGTCCTGGGCGACAGCGCCCCGGCCGACCTCGAGGGCTTCCTCGCCTGGACGCAGACCCTGCCGGTCACCGACGTGTACGACGTCCTCAAGGACGCCGAGCCCGTCGACGACGGCGCGACCTTCAAGTACCCGGCGAGCGTGCGGCGCCACTACGAGCGGCTCGACCGGTTCCCGGGCGGGTACCTGGTGCTCGGCGACGCCGCGTGCAGCTTCAACCCGGTGTACGGGCAGGGCATGACGGTCGCGGCGCAGGAGGCGATCGTGCTGCGCGAGCACCTGGGCCGCGGCCCGGTCGACGCGCTCGCGTTCTTCGGCGACATCAACAACGTCATCGAAGTGCCGTGGACGTTCTCGGCCGGCGGCGACCTCGGCTTCCCCGAGGTCGAGGGCGAGCGGACCCCCGAGGTCGTCATGGGCGGCATGTACATGGCCAAGCTGCAGGCCGCGGCGACCGTGGACCCGTACGTCACCGGCACGTTCATGCGGGTCGCCGGCCTGGTCGACCCCCCGCAGAACCTCTTCAGCCCCAAGATGCTCTACCGCGTCCTGCGCGGCGCCAAGCAGGCCGCCCTCCAGTCCGCACAGGAAGCCCCCCAGCAGACGGCGGCCGCGTAA
- a CDS encoding thiamine pyrophosphate-binding protein, translating into MTTLAAGVAQALADSGIRHAFGVVGGGNILATAALTAHGVHYTAARHEGGAMAMADAYYRVSGEVAVCTTTHGPGLANIATPLAEAVKNRSAVVLLCGDAPVAGRRPHDIDQSAFAASLGVAVVRLTDPATARAQAAAAVRRAADEQCPVALFLPGDLLAAPLPEPEPAALAAHLPAASLRPAAEPDAVHAVIDALAGARRPLLLAGLGAWRAQAGKILTELGDRLGALYATTVMANGLFDDTPWSLGVCGGFASPPSAGLIEQADVVVVFGARLDTFTLHGGRLPGPHATVVQVDTADAPTSDRVDLWVRGDAAMVAAQLLDCVDRAKVPVSGWREEAAAEIAAGGWPAQPYEDAGTADRIDPRTLTSALARLLPDDRTVITDGGHFIGWPAMYWSVPDPAGLVFTGASFQTIGLGFAGAVGAAVGRPDRTAVLAVGDGGALMGLPELDTLIRTARSALVVVYDDASYGFEEHMYLPQGADPRTTGFADTDFAGVARALGAEAATVRVPADLDAVRAWLGAGGRGTLVLDCKIVTEVIAPYLADLLGVPR; encoded by the coding sequence GTGACAACGCTCGCAGCGGGGGTCGCACAGGCTCTCGCCGACAGTGGCATACGGCACGCCTTCGGGGTGGTGGGCGGCGGCAACATCCTGGCCACGGCCGCCCTGACCGCGCACGGCGTGCACTACACGGCCGCCCGCCACGAAGGCGGCGCGATGGCCATGGCCGACGCCTACTACCGGGTGTCGGGGGAGGTCGCGGTGTGCACCACGACCCACGGCCCGGGCCTGGCCAACATCGCCACCCCGCTGGCCGAAGCGGTCAAGAACCGCAGCGCGGTGGTCCTGCTGTGCGGGGACGCACCCGTGGCGGGCCGGCGCCCGCACGACATCGACCAGAGCGCGTTCGCGGCCTCGCTGGGGGTGGCCGTCGTACGGCTGACCGACCCGGCGACGGCCCGCGCGCAGGCCGCGGCCGCGGTGCGCAGGGCCGCGGACGAGCAGTGCCCGGTGGCGCTGTTCCTGCCCGGCGACCTGCTCGCGGCGCCGCTGCCCGAACCGGAGCCGGCCGCCCTCGCCGCGCACCTGCCCGCCGCCTCGCTGCGGCCGGCGGCGGAGCCCGACGCCGTGCACGCGGTGATCGACGCGCTGGCCGGCGCCCGCCGCCCGCTGCTGCTGGCCGGGCTCGGCGCCTGGCGGGCGCAGGCCGGGAAGATCCTCACGGAGCTCGGGGACCGCCTGGGCGCGCTGTACGCGACGACCGTCATGGCCAACGGCCTGTTCGACGACACCCCCTGGTCGCTGGGCGTGTGCGGCGGTTTCGCCTCGCCGCCGTCGGCCGGCCTGATCGAGCAGGCCGACGTGGTGGTCGTGTTCGGGGCCCGGCTGGACACCTTCACCCTGCACGGCGGCCGGCTGCCCGGCCCGCACGCCACCGTCGTCCAGGTGGACACGGCCGACGCGCCGACGTCCGACCGCGTCGACCTGTGGGTGCGCGGCGACGCGGCGATGGTCGCCGCGCAGCTGCTGGACTGCGTGGACCGCGCGAAGGTGCCGGTGTCGGGCTGGCGGGAGGAGGCCGCGGCCGAGATCGCGGCCGGCGGCTGGCCGGCGCAGCCGTACGAGGACGCCGGCACGGCGGACCGCATCGACCCGCGCACCCTGACCTCGGCGCTGGCCCGGCTGCTGCCGGACGACCGCACCGTCATCACGGACGGCGGCCACTTCATCGGCTGGCCGGCCATGTACTGGAGCGTGCCCGACCCGGCCGGACTGGTCTTCACCGGCGCCTCGTTCCAGACCATCGGCCTGGGCTTCGCGGGTGCGGTGGGCGCCGCGGTGGGCCGGCCCGATCGTACGGCGGTCCTCGCGGTCGGCGACGGCGGGGCGCTGATGGGCCTGCCCGAGCTGGACACGCTGATCCGCACGGCCCGCTCGGCGCTCGTGGTGGTGTACGACGACGCCTCGTACGGGTTCGAGGAGCACATGTACCTGCCGCAGGGCGCCGACCCGCGCACCACCGGCTTCGCCGACACCGACTTCGCGGGGGTGGCCCGGGCGCTGGGCGCCGAGGCCGCCACCGTCCGGGTGCCCGCCGACCTGGACGCCGTACGGGCCTGGCTGGGCGCGGGCGGCCGGGGCACCCTGGTCCTCGACTGCAAGATCGTCACCGAGGTGATCGCGCCGTACCTGGCGGACCTGCTGGGGGTGCCCCGCTGA
- a CDS encoding acyl-CoA dehydrogenase family protein, producing the protein MPNAVIPTRAQLVQRAAELAPVLKKFAAQAEADRRLHDDTIEALTEAGFFKLRVPKRYGGYETDTRTLVDVAAELGRADGATAWTTSVYWIPTFMTAMFPDAVQDEVFSTPDVRICGTLSPSAQAAPAPGGIVVNGKWSFVSGAHHSHWQEIVAVLFGADGPPQPIMALVPIGDLQIVDDWHTSGLRGTGSVSTVAQDLFIPQERVLPLGAVLQGQYASELNRDNPVYRTPLLPVASASSVGTVLGLARAAKDAFLERVTSRGITYTGYEKQAEAPITHHQVAEATLKTDQAEFHAHRLSGLVDSKGESGAEWSLEERARARADMGAVVRLAKEAVDIFASAGGGSSIYSDAPLQRITRDIQAVSLHALMNPNTNSELYGRILLGQEPNTLYI; encoded by the coding sequence ATGCCCAACGCCGTCATCCCGACTCGTGCCCAGCTCGTGCAGCGGGCCGCCGAACTGGCACCGGTGCTCAAGAAGTTCGCGGCGCAGGCCGAAGCGGACCGGCGACTGCACGACGACACGATCGAGGCGCTGACCGAGGCCGGCTTCTTCAAGCTGCGGGTCCCCAAGCGGTACGGGGGCTACGAGACCGACACGCGCACGCTCGTCGACGTCGCCGCCGAACTGGGGCGCGCGGACGGCGCGACGGCGTGGACCACGTCCGTGTACTGGATCCCGACCTTCATGACCGCCATGTTCCCGGACGCCGTCCAGGACGAGGTGTTCAGCACTCCCGACGTGCGCATCTGCGGCACGCTCAGCCCGTCCGCGCAGGCCGCCCCGGCCCCGGGCGGCATCGTCGTCAACGGCAAGTGGAGCTTCGTCAGCGGCGCCCACCACAGCCACTGGCAGGAGATCGTCGCGGTGCTGTTCGGCGCCGACGGCCCGCCGCAGCCCATCATGGCGCTGGTCCCGATCGGCGACCTGCAGATCGTGGACGACTGGCACACCTCGGGGCTGCGCGGCACCGGCAGCGTCAGCACCGTCGCCCAGGACCTGTTCATCCCGCAGGAGCGGGTGCTGCCGCTCGGCGCGGTCCTCCAGGGCCAGTACGCCTCCGAGCTGAACAGGGACAACCCCGTCTACCGCACCCCGCTGCTGCCCGTCGCGTCCGCGTCGTCCGTCGGCACCGTCCTGGGTCTGGCCCGCGCCGCGAAGGACGCGTTCCTGGAGCGCGTGACCTCCCGCGGGATCACGTACACCGGCTACGAGAAGCAGGCCGAGGCTCCGATCACGCACCACCAGGTCGCCGAGGCCACGCTCAAGACCGACCAGGCCGAGTTCCACGCGCACCGACTGTCCGGGCTCGTCGACTCCAAGGGCGAGTCGGGTGCCGAGTGGTCGCTGGAGGAGCGGGCCCGGGCCCGGGCGGACATGGGCGCGGTGGTCCGCCTCGCCAAGGAGGCCGTGGACATCTTCGCGAGCGCCGGCGGCGGCTCGTCGATCTACTCGGACGCCCCGCTGCAGCGCATCACCCGGGACATCCAGGCCGTCAGCCTGCACGCGCTGATGAACCCGAACACCAACAGCGAGCTCTACGGCCGGATCCTGCTCGGCCAGGAGCCCAACACCCTCTACATCTGA
- a CDS encoding SgcJ/EcaC family oxidoreductase, whose translation MTDTTQNATAEPSDQDKAAIAAIPQRIVAAWEKYDADAFAEVFTPEGTLILPGVFEQGREAIRAFVAAAWAGPFKGTRVTGAPVNIRFAGPEAGIVITQGGILNPGADELTPERSVNASWVVVKRDGQWYLGAYQNTPRYAA comes from the coding sequence ATGACCGACACCACGCAGAACGCCACGGCCGAGCCGAGCGACCAGGACAAGGCGGCCATCGCCGCCATCCCGCAGCGGATCGTCGCCGCCTGGGAGAAGTACGACGCCGACGCCTTCGCCGAGGTGTTCACCCCCGAGGGGACGCTGATCCTGCCGGGCGTCTTCGAGCAGGGACGCGAGGCCATCCGCGCCTTCGTCGCCGCCGCCTGGGCCGGCCCGTTCAAGGGCACCCGGGTCACCGGCGCCCCGGTCAACATCCGCTTCGCCGGCCCCGAGGCCGGGATCGTGATCACGCAGGGCGGCATCCTCAACCCCGGCGCGGACGAGCTGACCCCCGAGCGCTCCGTCAACGCCTCCTGGGTCGTCGTCAAGCGCGACGGCCAGTGGTACCTCGGCGCGTACCAGAACACCCCGCGCTACGCCGCGTGA
- a CDS encoding saccharopine dehydrogenase NADP-binding domain-containing protein, producing MSAKTAVVVYGATGHTGRFVVVELLRRGFAVIVSGRDADRLEALAAERPDVAVRPAAVDDADALDRALAGAAAVVNCAGPFAVTAGPVVEAALRAGIPYVDVAAEIEANAAMFDRYADAAREAGVPVVPAMAFYGGLGDLLVTAAMGELTGADAVQVAYGLNSWHPTPGTRIAGQVSHERRAGRRVRFADGALQYHEERPVEQEWVFPEPLGRRAVVADFTMADVVTVPSHLAVPEVRTHMSVEAARDLRDLSGQDTPGPRAADELGRSDQTFVVDVRIAAGGGERRATARGRDIYAVTAPLAVEAVARLLAGRARVEGVASAGAMFDAADFLRALDTVLTVEIGR from the coding sequence ATGAGCGCGAAGACTGCGGTGGTCGTCTACGGGGCCACGGGGCACACCGGCCGGTTCGTCGTCGTGGAACTCCTGCGGCGCGGCTTCGCCGTCATCGTCTCCGGGCGCGACGCCGACCGGCTGGAGGCGCTGGCCGCCGAGCGGCCGGACGTGGCGGTACGGCCCGCCGCCGTGGACGACGCGGACGCGCTGGACCGGGCGCTGGCCGGGGCCGCGGCCGTCGTCAACTGCGCCGGACCGTTCGCCGTCACCGCCGGCCCGGTCGTCGAGGCGGCGCTGCGCGCGGGCATCCCGTACGTCGACGTCGCGGCCGAGATCGAGGCGAACGCCGCGATGTTCGACCGGTACGCGGACGCGGCCCGGGAGGCGGGCGTCCCGGTGGTGCCGGCGATGGCGTTCTACGGGGGCCTCGGCGACCTGCTGGTGACCGCGGCGATGGGGGAGCTGACCGGCGCGGACGCGGTGCAGGTCGCGTACGGGCTGAACAGCTGGCACCCGACGCCGGGCACGCGGATCGCCGGGCAGGTCTCGCACGAGCGGCGCGCCGGGCGCCGGGTGCGGTTCGCGGACGGCGCGCTCCAGTACCACGAGGAGCGGCCGGTGGAGCAGGAGTGGGTCTTCCCCGAGCCGCTCGGGCGGCGCGCGGTCGTCGCGGACTTCACGATGGCCGATGTCGTCACCGTGCCCAGCCATCTGGCCGTGCCGGAGGTGCGGACCCACATGAGCGTCGAGGCGGCGCGGGACCTGCGGGACCTGTCGGGGCAGGACACGCCGGGGCCGCGGGCCGCCGATGAGTTGGGGCGCTCCGACCAGACGTTCGTGGTGGACGTGCGGATCGCCGCGGGCGGCGGTGAGCGTCGGGCGACGGCGCGCGGGCGGGACATCTACGCGGTCACCGCGCCGTTGGCGGTCGAGGCCGTGGCCCGGCTCCTGGCCGGGCGGGCCCGGGTCGAGGGGGTGGCGTCCGCCGGGGCGATGTTCGACGCGGCGGACTTCCTGCGGGCGCTGGACACCGTCCTGACGGTGGAGATCGGGCGCTGA
- a CDS encoding carboxymuconolactone decarboxylase family protein: protein MRPIVRAVLRGSLGQIRYVRAVRPGEADGVVARVYGQAEADFGVLAPPLALHSPAPGPLAAGWLLLRETLLADGLVSRADKELVATAVSQANTCPYCVEVHRAAMEVLPAPRAAAAGLAEWAAASGRPAQGPAGALPFTAAETPEICGTALTFHYLNRMVTVFLEDSPMPKQAPGVVRGPVMRTVARSMRPVAPGPLRAGASLGLLPEAPLPPELAWAAGNPSVASAAGRAVAAVEEAAGWIPGEVRECVRGRLKDWDGAAAGPSRAWLAEAVDGVDAKDRPAAAVALLTAFAPYQLTGADIAELRARSAGDRELIELTSWAALSAAVHLAGRFPVPDAVFGTR, encoded by the coding sequence GTGAGGCCGATCGTGCGGGCGGTACTGCGCGGCTCGCTGGGCCAGATCCGGTACGTCCGCGCCGTGCGGCCGGGCGAGGCGGACGGGGTGGTCGCGCGCGTGTACGGACAGGCCGAGGCGGACTTCGGGGTGCTCGCGCCGCCGCTGGCCCTGCACTCGCCGGCGCCGGGCCCGCTCGCGGCCGGCTGGCTGCTGCTGCGCGAGACGCTGCTCGCCGACGGGCTGGTGTCGCGGGCCGACAAGGAGCTGGTGGCGACGGCCGTGTCGCAGGCCAACACCTGCCCGTACTGCGTCGAGGTGCACCGGGCCGCGATGGAGGTGCTGCCCGCGCCGCGCGCCGCGGCCGCGGGGCTGGCCGAGTGGGCGGCGGCGAGCGGCCGGCCGGCGCAGGGCCCGGCGGGCGCGCTGCCGTTCACGGCGGCGGAGACCCCCGAGATCTGCGGCACCGCGCTCACCTTCCACTACCTCAACCGCATGGTCACGGTGTTCCTGGAGGACTCGCCCATGCCGAAGCAGGCGCCCGGCGTGGTGCGCGGCCCGGTGATGCGCACCGTCGCGCGCAGCATGCGCCCGGTGGCGCCGGGGCCGCTGCGGGCGGGCGCCTCGCTCGGCCTGCTGCCCGAGGCGCCGCTGCCGCCGGAACTGGCCTGGGCGGCCGGCAATCCGTCGGTGGCCAGCGCCGCCGGCCGGGCGGTCGCCGCGGTCGAGGAGGCCGCCGGCTGGATCCCCGGGGAGGTACGGGAGTGCGTGCGCGGCCGGCTGAAGGACTGGGACGGCGCGGCCGCCGGACCCAGCCGGGCCTGGCTGGCCGAGGCGGTTGACGGGGTCGACGCGAAGGACCGGCCGGCGGCCGCGGTGGCGCTGCTGACCGCGTTCGCGCCGTACCAGCTGACCGGGGCGGACATCGCGGAGCTGCGGGCCCGCTCGGCCGGCGACCGCGAGCTGATCGAACTCACCTCGTGGGCCGCGCTGTCGGCGGCCGTGCACCTCGCCGGGCGTTTCCCCGTACCCGACGCGGTATTCGGGACCCGCTGA
- a CDS encoding 4-hydroxyphenylacetate 3-hydroxylase family protein, whose product MTDENRPDAARDQAAPATRPLTGAEYVESLRDDREVFIYGERVKDLTTHPAFANPVAMTARLYDALHDPKTKPVLTCPTDSGNGYTHRFFTTPRSAEDLVADQQAIAAWSRMSYGWMGRSPDYKAAFLGTLGANADFYAPYSDNARRWYKESQEKVLYWNHAIVHPPVDRSLPPDQVKDVFVHVEKETDAGLIVSGAKVVATGSALTHHNFIAHYGLPVKNKEFALVATIPTGARGVKLICRPSYTATSAVMGSPFDYPLSSRLDENDTILVLDKVLIPWEDVFIYGDIGKIQMFSGQSGFMERFTFHGCTRLAVKLEFIAGALAKALEITGTQDFRGVQTRLGEVLAWRNLFWGLSDAAARNPVKWKNGAVLPNPQYGMAYRWFMQIGYPRIKEIVQQDVASGLIYLNSSADDFKNPEIRPYLDKYVRGSGGIEAVERVKVLKLLWDAVGTEFGGRHELYERNYAGNHEAVRAELLFAQSASGQLDEYKAFVDQCLGEYDLDGWTVPDLNSFEEFRDIRNGMFGN is encoded by the coding sequence ATGACCGACGAGAACCGTCCCGATGCCGCGCGCGACCAGGCCGCCCCTGCCACCCGGCCCCTGACCGGCGCGGAGTACGTGGAGAGCCTGCGCGACGACCGCGAGGTGTTCATCTACGGCGAGCGGGTCAAGGACCTCACCACCCATCCGGCGTTCGCCAACCCGGTGGCGATGACTGCGCGGCTCTACGACGCCCTGCACGACCCGAAGACCAAGCCGGTGCTGACCTGCCCCACCGACAGCGGCAACGGCTACACCCACCGCTTCTTCACCACCCCGCGCAGCGCCGAGGACCTCGTCGCCGACCAGCAGGCCATCGCCGCCTGGTCCCGGATGAGCTACGGCTGGATGGGCCGCAGCCCCGACTACAAGGCCGCCTTCCTCGGCACCCTCGGCGCCAACGCCGACTTCTACGCCCCGTACTCCGACAACGCCCGCCGCTGGTACAAGGAGTCGCAGGAGAAGGTCCTCTACTGGAACCACGCGATCGTGCACCCGCCGGTCGACCGGAGCCTGCCGCCGGACCAGGTCAAGGACGTCTTCGTGCACGTGGAGAAGGAGACCGACGCCGGCCTGATCGTCAGCGGCGCCAAGGTCGTCGCCACCGGCTCGGCGCTCACCCACCACAACTTCATCGCCCACTACGGGCTGCCGGTGAAGAACAAGGAGTTCGCCCTGGTGGCGACCATCCCCACCGGCGCCCGCGGCGTGAAGCTGATCTGCCGCCCCTCCTACACCGCCACCTCCGCGGTCATGGGCAGCCCCTTCGACTACCCGCTCTCCTCCCGACTCGACGAGAACGACACCATCCTCGTCCTCGACAAGGTGCTCATCCCCTGGGAGGACGTGTTCATCTACGGGGACATCGGCAAGATCCAGATGTTCTCCGGGCAGTCCGGCTTCATGGAGCGCTTCACCTTCCACGGCTGCACCCGCCTCGCCGTCAAGCTGGAGTTCATCGCCGGGGCCCTCGCCAAGGCCCTGGAGATCACCGGCACCCAGGACTTCCGCGGGGTACAGACCCGCCTCGGCGAGGTCCTCGCCTGGCGCAACCTCTTCTGGGGCCTGTCCGACGCCGCCGCCCGCAACCCGGTGAAGTGGAAGAACGGCGCGGTGCTGCCCAACCCGCAGTACGGGATGGCGTACCGGTGGTTCATGCAGATCGGCTACCCGCGCATCAAGGAGATCGTCCAGCAGGACGTCGCCAGCGGCCTGATCTACCTCAACTCCAGCGCCGACGACTTCAAGAACCCCGAGATCCGCCCGTACCTCGACAAGTACGTCCGCGGCTCGGGCGGCATCGAGGCCGTCGAGCGCGTCAAGGTCCTCAAGCTCCTGTGGGACGCCGTCGGCACCGAGTTCGGCGGCCGGCACGAGCTGTACGAGCGCAACTACGCCGGCAACCACGAGGCCGTGCGCGCCGAGCTGCTGTTCGCCCAGTCGGCGTCCGGGCAGCTCGACGAGTACAAGGCGTTCGTCGACCAGTGCCTGGGCGAGTACGACCTCGACGGCTGGACCGTCCCCGACCTCAACTCCTTCGAGGAGTTCCGGGACATCAGGAACGGCATGTTCGGCAACTGA
- a CDS encoding class I SAM-dependent methyltransferase, which yields MTVDLSHAPTATTHVASIYNSAVAAWAIAAAWELGALDALYEARTLDAEEFAVTHGLDPQGTTGLFRALSAVGLVERTGARVVANDSFDAVYHNKSFFHWLSIGSAELFRELPSVLRNENRKGDYYTRDAAAIAYACREIDHVTYAPTFWSALGRVDFDVTHVADLGCGSGGRLMDLMRHFPGARGIGVDIAPPSIEVAKGEVAANGLAARTEFFVGDVLRLERRPEFDEVELLTCFMMGHDFWPRENAIATLRRLREVFPKAKRFLLGDATRTNLPDTQLPVFTLGFELGHDLMGTFIPTIDNWESVFAAGGWELVRTNRIEMTVGEVIFELG from the coding sequence ATGACCGTTGACCTCTCGCACGCCCCCACCGCCACCACCCACGTCGCGTCCATCTACAACTCCGCCGTCGCCGCCTGGGCGATCGCGGCAGCGTGGGAGCTCGGTGCGCTGGATGCGCTGTACGAGGCCAGAACGCTGGATGCGGAGGAGTTCGCCGTCACGCACGGCCTCGATCCGCAGGGCACCACCGGCCTGTTCCGCGCCCTGTCGGCCGTCGGCCTGGTGGAGCGCACCGGCGCCCGCGTCGTCGCGAACGACTCCTTCGACGCCGTCTACCACAACAAGTCGTTCTTCCACTGGCTCAGCATCGGCAGCGCCGAGCTGTTCCGCGAGCTGCCGTCCGTGCTGCGCAACGAGAACCGCAAGGGCGACTACTACACGCGCGACGCCGCCGCGATCGCGTACGCCTGCCGCGAGATCGACCACGTCACGTACGCGCCCACCTTCTGGTCGGCGCTGGGCCGCGTCGACTTCGACGTCACGCACGTCGCCGACCTCGGCTGCGGCAGCGGCGGTCGGCTGATGGACTTGATGCGCCACTTCCCCGGCGCCCGCGGCATCGGCGTCGACATCGCCCCGCCGTCCATCGAGGTCGCCAAGGGGGAGGTGGCCGCCAACGGGCTGGCCGCCCGCACCGAGTTCTTCGTGGGCGACGTGCTGCGCCTGGAGCGGCGGCCCGAGTTCGACGAGGTCGAGCTGCTGACGTGCTTCATGATGGGCCACGACTTCTGGCCCCGGGAGAACGCCATCGCCACCCTGCGCCGGCTGCGCGAGGTGTTCCCGAAGGCCAAGCGCTTCCTGCTCGGTGACGCGACCCGCACCAACCTGCCCGACACCCAGCTGCCCGTGTTCACGCTGGGGTTCGAACTGGGGCACGACCTGATGGGCACCTTCATCCCCACCATCGACAACTGGGAGTCGGTGTTCGCCGCCGGCGGCTGGGAGCTGGTGCGCACCAACCGCATCGAGATGACCGTGGGAGAGGTCATCTTCGAACTGGGCTGA
- a CDS encoding acyltransferase family protein: protein MVTANRSGAPAHVRKRVPGLDGVRALCALAVTAVHVSFTAGVMGAYADTPSNDVGAFFLAGMRPIFLGPFFVLSGMLLYRPFARWTLTGSKWPAVGPFLVKRLARLWPAYILLSLTCVFLLNYDSIDGPWYVLRPILMLQVYDYTWIPGMDPAWTVPAEMQYYLALPVFALVMHWLARGARTVRAKVRRMLIPPAALVVFSACWTYYIHRPVMGPFPQEYWWPLAVGGAFALGMWMAIMHVQVEIDPDDKPFLYRLAGKRPNLLWLGALAVYLVNCLQPFGKPGYGDYEASDTALVQYGLLLVFSYLLVMPLTVPGTKSRVIDAIVSNPVSRYLGRISYGIYLWHFAVMYFYFKSGSIFGEPPALMNVLRGQIGFVELMSAVFIGTVIISSISHFLVEQPILKAVHRWVDRKERADRQVPPQGDSGTGSGSAPGGDGVVREGVAAR, encoded by the coding sequence GTGGTGACTGCCAACCGGTCGGGGGCACCGGCCCATGTGAGAAAGCGGGTCCCGGGGCTCGACGGCGTCCGTGCGCTCTGTGCGCTCGCGGTGACCGCCGTACACGTCTCGTTCACCGCGGGCGTCATGGGTGCCTACGCCGACACGCCCAGCAATGACGTCGGGGCCTTCTTCCTCGCCGGCATGCGGCCCATCTTCCTCGGCCCGTTCTTCGTGCTCTCGGGCATGCTGCTCTACCGTCCGTTCGCCCGTTGGACGCTCACCGGCTCCAAGTGGCCCGCGGTCGGCCCGTTCCTCGTCAAGCGGCTGGCCAGGCTCTGGCCGGCGTACATCCTCCTGTCGCTGACCTGCGTGTTCCTGCTGAACTACGACTCCATCGACGGGCCGTGGTACGTCCTGCGGCCGATCCTGATGCTCCAGGTGTACGACTACACCTGGATACCCGGCATGGACCCGGCCTGGACCGTGCCCGCCGAGATGCAGTACTACCTGGCCCTGCCGGTGTTCGCCCTGGTGATGCACTGGCTGGCCCGCGGGGCCCGTACCGTGCGGGCCAAGGTCCGGCGGATGCTGATCCCGCCGGCCGCCCTGGTGGTCTTCTCGGCGTGCTGGACGTACTACATCCACCGCCCCGTCATGGGCCCCTTCCCGCAGGAATACTGGTGGCCGCTGGCCGTCGGCGGCGCCTTCGCCCTCGGCATGTGGATGGCGATCATGCACGTGCAGGTCGAGATCGACCCGGACGACAAGCCGTTCCTGTACCGCCTCGCCGGCAAGCGCCCGAACCTGCTGTGGCTCGGCGCGCTGGCCGTCTACCTCGTCAACTGCCTCCAGCCGTTCGGCAAGCCCGGCTACGGCGACTACGAGGCGTCGGACACGGCGCTGGTCCAGTACGGTCTGCTGCTCGTCTTCTCGTACCTGCTGGTCATGCCGCTGACGGTGCCGGGGACCAAGTCCCGGGTCATCGACGCGATCGTCAGCAACCCGGTGTCGCGCTACCTGGGCCGTATCTCCTACGGCATCTACCTGTGGCACTTCGCCGTCATGTACTTCTACTTCAAGAGCGGCAGCATCTTCGGTGAGCCGCCCGCCCTGATGAACGTGCTGCGCGGCCAGATCGGCTTCGTCGAGCTGATGTCGGCCGTGTTCATCGGCACCGTGATCATCTCCAGCATCAGCCACTTCCTGGTCGAGCAGCCGATCCTGAAGGCCGTCCACCGGTGGGTGGACCGCAAGGAGCGCGCGGACCGGCAGGTCCCGCCGCAGGGCGACAGCGGTACGGGCAGCGGCAGCGCGCCCGGTGGCGACGGCGTCGTCCGCGAGGGGGTGGCCGCGCGCTGA